Proteins from a single region of Magnetospirillum sp. 15-1:
- a CDS encoding HPP family protein produces MDKLRGGADLPARANLRHIALSWMGGFLAIAVVYSLTEASRTPLVLGSFGASCVLIFGFPESPFSQPRNVIMGHVLSSLIGLACLSAFGASWWSAGLAVGTAIGAMQITRTVHPPAGSNPVIVMLAAPGWSFLLFPTTVGAMALVVVAVSFNNLLRDRAYPRYWVG; encoded by the coding sequence ATGGATAAGCTGCGCGGCGGTGCCGATCTCCCGGCACGCGCCAACCTGCGGCACATCGCGCTGTCCTGGATGGGCGGCTTCCTAGCCATCGCCGTGGTCTACTCGTTGACCGAGGCCAGCCGGACACCGCTGGTCCTGGGCTCGTTCGGCGCATCTTGCGTGCTGATCTTCGGCTTTCCCGAAAGCCCCTTCTCGCAGCCCCGCAACGTCATCATGGGGCACGTCCTGTCGTCCCTGATCGGGCTGGCCTGCCTGTCGGCGTTCGGAGCCTCGTGGTGGAGTGCCGGGCTGGCGGTGGGCACCGCCATCGGCGCCATGCAGATTACCCGCACGGTCCATCCGCCGGCCGGGTCCAATCCGGTGATCGTGATGTTGGCCGCGCCGGGCTGGTCGTTCCTGCTGTTCCCCACCACGGTGGGGGCGATGGCGCTGGTGGTGGTGGCGGTGAGCTTCAACAACCTGCTGCGGGACCGCGCCTATCCCCGATACTGGGTGGGTTGA
- a CDS encoding glutathione S-transferase family protein, whose translation MSLTLVVGTKRWSSWSLRAWMALAATGAPFRQVRIELRQPDTKAKILELSPSGKVPLLDDDGIKVWDTLAICEYLAERFPEAGLWPKDREARALARSVSAEMHAGFVPLRSVCPMDVVEDQRLAEIPDDVKADVARIDAIWSDCRARFGQGGPFLFGAFTNADAMYAPVVTRIRTYGLPVGAASSAYCDAIMAHPAMQAWVMEAQAAG comes from the coding sequence ATGTCTCTTACCCTCGTCGTCGGCACCAAGCGCTGGTCCTCCTGGTCGCTCAGGGCCTGGATGGCGCTGGCGGCCACCGGTGCCCCGTTCCGTCAGGTGCGGATCGAACTGCGCCAGCCCGATACCAAGGCGAAGATTCTGGAACTGTCGCCGTCGGGCAAGGTTCCCCTGCTCGACGATGACGGCATCAAGGTCTGGGACACGCTGGCCATTTGCGAATATCTGGCCGAACGCTTCCCCGAGGCCGGGCTGTGGCCCAAGGACCGCGAGGCCCGCGCCCTGGCCCGCTCGGTCTCGGCCGAGATGCATGCCGGCTTCGTGCCGTTGCGCTCGGTCTGCCCCATGGACGTGGTGGAGGATCAGAGGCTGGCGGAAATCCCCGACGACGTGAAGGCCGACGTGGCGCGCATCGACGCCATCTGGAGCGATTGCCGCGCCCGCTTCGGCCAGGGCGGCCCCTTCCTGTTCGGCGCGTTCACCAACGCCGACGCCATGTACGCCCCGGTGGTGACGCGCATCCGCACCTACGGCCTGCCGGTGGGCGCGGCGTCCAGCGCCTATTGCGACGCCATCATGGCCCATCCCGCCATGCAGGCCTGGGTGATGGAGGCCCAGGCGGCGGGGTGA
- a CDS encoding DNA polymerase III subunit gamma/tau yields the protein MTARTILTPMSETPAPTPYRVLARKYRPTDFAGLIGQEAMVRTLSNAIKTGRLAHAFVLTGVRGVGKTTTARIIARALNCVGPDGKGGPTIDPCGQCEHCRAIAEDRHVDILEMDAASRTGVNDIREIIEGVRYRPTSARFKVYIIDEVHMLSTAAFNALLKTLEEPPEHVKFVFATTEIRKIPVTVLSRCQRFDLRRVEMDVLARHFEGIAAKENAEIEPAALKLIARAADGSVRDGLSLLDQAISHGAGKVDEAQVRDMLGLADRARVFDLLDAIMKGEVPAALDQITDQYAAGADPAVVLQDMLELVHWLTRLKVTPDAADQLGASETERVKGAEMAKTLSLAALTRAWQMLLKGLGETRAAPNPLQAAEMAVVRLAYAAELPTPAELVEQLRANPPPPPAPRGPGGGGGGGGGFGGGGPADAVSGHHVGGGPVHGPATALKLEPAPVAQTVTLPAMPADFAATVALFSERREGLIAVQLRTQVNPVSFAAGRIEWRQNSSVGSDLAPKVARMLSEWTGRRWTVSVNSTDPAQPTLAEQEANAELRRRADAAEHPLVKAVLAAFPGATIEAVRDLGSEELPEPPPPEDPESVLDDEMIPGEEDL from the coding sequence ATGACCGCCCGTACTATCTTGACCCCCATGAGCGAGACCCCCGCCCCCACGCCTTATCGCGTCCTGGCCCGCAAGTACCGGCCGACCGACTTCGCCGGTCTGATCGGGCAGGAAGCCATGGTCCGCACCCTGTCCAACGCCATCAAGACCGGGCGCCTCGCCCATGCCTTCGTGCTGACCGGGGTGCGCGGCGTGGGCAAGACCACCACGGCCCGCATCATCGCCCGCGCGCTCAACTGCGTCGGCCCGGACGGCAAGGGCGGCCCGACCATCGATCCCTGCGGCCAGTGCGAACATTGCCGCGCCATCGCCGAGGACCGTCACGTCGACATCCTGGAGATGGACGCCGCCAGCCGTACCGGCGTCAACGACATCCGCGAGATCATCGAGGGCGTGCGCTACCGCCCCACCTCGGCGCGCTTCAAGGTCTACATCATCGACGAGGTCCACATGCTGTCCACGGCGGCGTTCAACGCGCTGCTGAAGACGCTGGAGGAGCCGCCGGAACACGTGAAGTTCGTCTTCGCCACCACCGAGATCCGCAAGATTCCCGTCACCGTGCTGTCGCGCTGCCAGCGCTTCGACCTGCGCCGGGTCGAGATGGACGTGCTGGCCCGTCACTTCGAGGGCATCGCCGCCAAGGAAAACGCCGAGATCGAGCCGGCGGCGCTGAAGCTGATCGCGCGGGCCGCCGACGGTTCGGTGCGCGACGGCCTGTCGCTGCTGGACCAGGCCATCAGCCACGGCGCCGGCAAGGTCGACGAGGCCCAGGTGCGCGACATGCTGGGTCTGGCCGACCGCGCCCGCGTCTTCGACCTGCTGGACGCCATCATGAAGGGCGAGGTCCCCGCCGCTCTGGACCAGATCACCGACCAGTACGCCGCCGGCGCCGACCCGGCGGTGGTGCTGCAGGACATGCTGGAACTGGTCCACTGGCTGACGCGGCTGAAGGTCACCCCCGACGCCGCCGACCAGTTGGGCGCCTCGGAGACCGAGCGGGTCAAGGGCGCCGAAATGGCCAAGACCCTGTCCCTGGCGGCGCTTACCCGCGCCTGGCAGATGCTGCTGAAGGGATTGGGCGAGACGCGGGCCGCCCCCAACCCGTTGCAGGCCGCCGAGATGGCGGTGGTGCGCCTCGCCTATGCCGCCGAGCTGCCCACCCCGGCCGAACTGGTCGAGCAACTGCGCGCCAACCCGCCGCCGCCGCCCGCTCCACGCGGCCCCGGCGGTGGTGGGGGTGGCGGTGGTGGCTTCGGCGGCGGCGGTCCCGCCGATGCCGTTTCCGGCCATCATGTGGGCGGCGGCCCGGTGCACGGCCCGGCCACCGCGCTCAAGCTCGAACCGGCACCGGTCGCCCAGACCGTGACCCTGCCCGCCATGCCCGCCGATTTCGCGGCCACGGTGGCGCTGTTCTCCGAGCGGCGCGAGGGCCTGATCGCCGTACAACTGCGCACCCAGGTCAATCCGGTATCCTTCGCCGCCGGCCGCATCGAGTGGCGACAAAACAGCAGCGTCGGCTCGGACCTCGCCCCCAAGGTGGCGCGGATGCTGTCGGAATGGACCGGACGCCGCTGGACGGTGTCGGTCAATTCCACCGACCCGGCCCAGCCGACCCTGGCCGAGCAGGAGGCCAACGCCGAACTGCGCCGCCGCGCCGACGCCGCCGAACATCCCTTGGTCAAGGCGGTACTGGCCGCCTTCCCCGGCGCCACCATCGAGGCGGTCCGCGACCTAGGGAGCGAGGAACTGCCCGAGCCCCCGCCGCCCGAAGACCCGGAAAGCGTCCTGGACGACGAAATGATCCCTGGAGAGGAAGATCTATGA
- a CDS encoding TetR/AcrR family transcriptional regulator: MAGRPSIHDRILRVAHDLFYRDGIRATGIDRVIGESEVSKVTFYRHFHSKNELVLAFLDHRHQRWMTWFADALCRNGGTAGGGAAAVVPALAEWFRDGAFRGCAFINSVVELGGDFPEVAAIARRHKDEMTEAIGHLLPPSERRENQAQAIALAVDGAIMRAQVDGTPDAALEALGLAIDAITPPYCPPQ, encoded by the coding sequence ATGGCAGGAAGACCTTCCATTCACGACCGCATCCTGCGGGTGGCTCACGACCTGTTCTACCGGGACGGCATCCGCGCCACCGGCATCGACCGGGTGATCGGCGAATCAGAGGTGTCGAAGGTCACGTTTTACCGCCATTTTCACAGCAAGAACGAACTGGTTCTGGCCTTTCTGGACCACCGCCACCAGCGCTGGATGACGTGGTTTGCCGACGCGCTGTGCCGGAACGGTGGCACGGCCGGCGGTGGCGCGGCGGCGGTGGTCCCCGCCCTGGCCGAGTGGTTCCGCGACGGAGCCTTTCGCGGCTGCGCCTTCATCAACAGCGTGGTGGAACTGGGCGGGGATTTCCCCGAAGTGGCCGCCATCGCCCGGCGGCACAAGGACGAAATGACCGAAGCCATCGGCCATCTGCTGCCGCCGTCGGAACGGCGGGAAAATCAGGCCCAGGCCATCGCCCTGGCCGTGGACGGAGCGATCATGCGGGCCCAGGTGGATGGGACGCCGGACGCCGCGCTGGAGGCGCTAGGCCTCGCCATCGACGCCATCACGCCGCCCTACTGCCCGCCGCAATAG
- a CDS encoding TrkH family potassium uptake protein yields the protein MIDIRPVLFVNGFLLLVLAAAMGIPALVDLSAGDVDWKVFAVSSMVTAFSAMALIFGTRSKGRPSLSARQAFMLTTLAWISTAAFAALPFAFSNLHLSPTDAVFEAMSGLTTTGATVIIGLDHAPRGVLIWRALLNWLGGEGIIIMAVAILPLLRIGGMQVFRMETSDKTDTIKPRITQVATSITLVYVVFTVLAALGFWAAGMGRFDAVCHAMAAISTGGFSTSDTKLAHWSTAVQWVAVFAMMVGGSSFVLWTGPWRRGRPRIIDDAQAHWYLMFIGTAAGVMALWQWAVNDMSLGIAVRHATFNVVSTVTTTGFVSTDYGAWGGFAHVVFFILVFIGGCTGSTAGGVKIFRWELLFALAGIHLKRLLHPHGVFVIHYNQRPIAPAILDSVQGFVVMYFFTFALFALALSMVGVDFLTALSGSAAALANAGPGIGEVIGPFGSYRPLPDAAKWILAAEMMLGRLELFTVAVLFSRSYWRE from the coding sequence TTGATCGATATCCGGCCGGTTCTCTTCGTCAACGGCTTCCTGCTGCTGGTGCTGGCTGCGGCCATGGGCATTCCGGCACTGGTCGACCTGTCGGCCGGCGACGTGGACTGGAAGGTCTTCGCGGTATCAAGCATGGTCACCGCCTTTTCGGCCATGGCCCTGATCTTCGGCACCCGCAGCAAGGGGCGGCCCTCGCTGTCGGCGCGGCAGGCCTTCATGCTGACCACGCTGGCCTGGATCAGCACGGCGGCCTTCGCGGCGCTCCCCTTCGCCTTCAGCAATCTGCACCTGTCGCCCACCGACGCGGTGTTCGAGGCCATGAGCGGCCTGACCACCACCGGGGCCACGGTGATCATCGGCCTCGACCATGCCCCGCGCGGCGTCCTGATCTGGCGGGCGCTGCTCAACTGGCTGGGCGGCGAGGGCATCATCATCATGGCGGTGGCCATCCTGCCCCTGCTGCGCATCGGCGGCATGCAGGTCTTCCGCATGGAGACCTCGGACAAGACCGACACCATCAAGCCGCGCATCACCCAGGTGGCGACCTCCATCACCCTGGTCTACGTGGTGTTCACCGTGCTGGCCGCCCTGGGCTTCTGGGCGGCGGGCATGGGCCGCTTCGACGCCGTCTGTCACGCCATGGCGGCCATCTCCACCGGCGGCTTCTCCACCTCGGACACCAAGCTGGCCCATTGGAGCACCGCCGTGCAGTGGGTGGCGGTCTTCGCCATGATGGTGGGAGGCTCCAGCTTCGTGCTGTGGACCGGCCCGTGGCGCCGGGGCCGGCCGCGCATCATCGACGACGCCCAGGCCCACTGGTACCTGATGTTCATCGGCACCGCCGCCGGCGTGATGGCGCTGTGGCAATGGGCGGTCAACGACATGAGCCTCGGCATCGCGGTGCGTCACGCCACCTTCAACGTGGTGTCCACCGTCACCACCACCGGCTTCGTCTCCACCGATTACGGCGCCTGGGGCGGCTTCGCCCACGTGGTGTTCTTCATCCTGGTGTTCATCGGCGGCTGCACCGGCTCGACCGCCGGCGGGGTGAAGATCTTCCGCTGGGAATTGCTGTTCGCCCTGGCCGGCATCCATTTGAAGCGCCTGCTGCACCCGCACGGTGTCTTCGTCATTCACTACAACCAGCGCCCCATCGCCCCCGCCATCCTGGATTCGGTGCAGGGCTTCGTGGTGATGTATTTCTTCACCTTCGCGCTGTTCGCCCTGGCGCTCAGCATGGTGGGCGTGGACTTCCTGACGGCGCTGTCGGGCTCGGCCGCCGCCCTGGCCAATGCCGGACCGGGAATCGGCGAGGTGATCGGTCCGTTCGGCAGCTATCGCCCGCTGCCCGATGCCGCCAAATGGATTCTGGCCGCCGAAATGATGCTGGGCCGCCTGGAACTGTTCACCGTGGCGGTGCTGTTCTCACGCAGCTATTGGCGGGAGTAG
- a CDS encoding response regulator, with the protein MTGTVVVVEDNAMNMKLLEQALTIAGYTTVKSSDGDGLVELAAGSGAGVILMDIQLPKYSGIDLLKQLRADDRTKNVPVVAVTAFADPDSVAGFMEEGFNQVITKPISIRKLLDEVARYCGGQ; encoded by the coding sequence ATGACCGGTACCGTCGTCGTCGTTGAAGACAACGCGATGAACATGAAGCTCCTCGAGCAGGCGCTGACCATCGCAGGCTACACCACCGTCAAGTCGTCCGATGGCGACGGGCTGGTGGAACTGGCCGCCGGCAGCGGCGCGGGTGTCATCTTGATGGACATCCAGCTGCCCAAATATTCCGGCATCGATCTGCTGAAGCAGCTGCGCGCCGACGACCGCACGAAAAACGTGCCGGTGGTGGCGGTGACCGCCTTCGCCGACCCGGATTCCGTGGCGGGCTTCATGGAGGAAGGCTTCAATCAGGTCATCACCAAGCCCATCTCCATCCGCAAGCTGCTGGACGAAGTGGCGCGCTATTGCGGCGGGCAGTAG
- the recR gene encoding recombination mediator RecR gives MVGPEIERLIQLLSRLPGLGPRSARRAALRLVEKRESLLVPLGQAMAEAAAKVRTCSVCGNFDTIDPCAICADHRRDPSLLCVVEDVAGLWAMERTGSFKGRYAVLGGLLSALDGIGPEDLGIESLVARALAPAVTEVILATPATVEGQTTAHYVAERLAQCNVTVSGLAHGVPVGGELDHLDDGTITAALRARRAF, from the coding sequence ATGGTCGGCCCCGAGATCGAACGCCTGATACAACTTCTTTCGCGGTTGCCGGGGCTGGGCCCGCGCTCGGCCCGGCGCGCCGCGCTGAGGTTGGTGGAGAAGCGGGAATCCCTGCTGGTGCCGCTGGGCCAGGCCATGGCCGAGGCCGCCGCCAAGGTGCGGACCTGCTCGGTGTGCGGCAATTTCGACACCATCGATCCCTGCGCCATCTGCGCCGATCACCGGCGCGACCCGTCGCTGCTCTGCGTGGTCGAGGACGTGGCCGGGCTGTGGGCCATGGAGCGCACCGGCAGCTTCAAGGGCCGCTATGCCGTCCTCGGCGGCCTGCTCTCGGCCCTGGACGGCATCGGCCCGGAGGATTTGGGCATCGAATCCCTGGTGGCCCGCGCCCTTGCCCCCGCCGTCACCGAGGTGATCCTCGCCACCCCCGCCACGGTGGAGGGCCAGACCACCGCTCATTACGTGGCCGAGCGCCTGGCCCAGTGCAACGTCACCGTCTCGGGCCTCGCCCACGGCGTGCCGGTGGGCGGCGAACTGGACCACCTGGACGACGGCACCATCACCGCCGCGCTCAGGGCGCGGCGGGCATTCTGA
- a CDS encoding YbaB/EbfC family nucleoid-associated protein, giving the protein MKNLGNLMKQAQQMQSKMAEMQATMAEMEVTGSSGAGMLQVTLNGKYELKKVKIDPSLVDPNDVEVLEDLLLAAFNDAKTKAETAMADEMAKLTGGLNLPAGFKLPF; this is encoded by the coding sequence ATGAAGAACCTTGGCAACCTGATGAAGCAGGCCCAGCAGATGCAGTCCAAGATGGCCGAGATGCAGGCCACCATGGCCGAGATGGAGGTTACCGGCTCGTCCGGGGCCGGCATGCTGCAGGTGACGCTCAACGGCAAGTACGAGCTGAAGAAGGTCAAGATCGACCCGTCCCTGGTCGATCCCAACGACGTCGAGGTGCTCGAGGACCTGCTGCTGGCCGCCTTCAACGACGCCAAGACCAAGGCCGAGACCGCCATGGCCGACGAGATGGCCAAGCTGACCGGCGGGCTGAACCTGCCGGCTGGCTTCAAGCTGCCGTTCTGA
- a CDS encoding leucyl aminopeptidase family protein codes for MLEQLVEADDGATDLIALRKGELSAWLDSQPESVRQWVQQTGFKAEPGAICLLPGEGGALAGALAGLSDEDDPWAFAHFPPKLPAARTFRLTSPLPAIQAERAALAWALAAYAFDRYKARKGKESPRLVWPAGADRARVERNAEAVALVRDLINTPAADMGPAELAAAADALAARFGATCRVIVGDGLLAENYPAIHAVGRGAAQGRRPRLIDLAWGDERAPKVTLVGKGVCFDTGGLDLKPSSNMKLMKKDMGGGAHVLGLASMIMAAGLKLRLRVLIPAVENSVSGESMRPLDVLATRKGLSVEVGNTDAEGRLILCDALAEAAAEKPALLIDVATLTGAARSALGTDLPALFSNNDLLAADLLRNGEAEGEPLWRLPLHKPYRRMIDSKVADLTNASDSPHAGAITAALFLQEFVEPDIAWAHLDIMAWNGAGRPGRPEGGEALALKALFATIAQRVPA; via the coding sequence GTGCTGGAGCAACTGGTCGAGGCCGACGATGGGGCGACGGATCTGATCGCCTTGCGCAAGGGCGAGTTGTCCGCATGGCTGGACAGCCAGCCCGAATCCGTGCGCCAGTGGGTGCAACAGACCGGCTTCAAGGCCGAGCCCGGCGCAATCTGCCTGCTGCCCGGCGAAGGCGGCGCCCTGGCCGGCGCGCTGGCCGGGCTGTCCGACGAGGATGATCCCTGGGCCTTCGCCCATTTCCCGCCCAAGCTGCCCGCCGCCCGGACCTTTCGCCTGACCTCGCCGCTACCCGCCATCCAGGCCGAGCGGGCCGCCCTGGCCTGGGCGCTGGCCGCCTATGCCTTCGACCGCTACAAGGCGCGCAAGGGTAAGGAATCGCCCCGACTGGTGTGGCCGGCGGGGGCCGACCGCGCCCGGGTCGAGCGTAACGCCGAGGCCGTCGCCCTGGTGCGCGACCTGATCAACACCCCGGCCGCCGACATGGGGCCGGCGGAACTGGCCGCCGCCGCCGACGCCCTGGCGGCGCGCTTCGGCGCCACGTGCCGGGTGATCGTCGGCGACGGGCTGCTGGCCGAGAACTACCCCGCCATCCATGCGGTGGGACGCGGTGCCGCCCAGGGCCGGCGCCCCCGCCTGATCGACCTCGCCTGGGGCGACGAGCGCGCCCCCAAGGTGACCCTGGTGGGCAAGGGCGTGTGCTTCGACACCGGCGGACTGGATTTGAAGCCGTCCTCCAACATGAAGCTGATGAAGAAGGACATGGGCGGCGGCGCCCATGTGCTGGGGCTGGCCTCCATGATCATGGCCGCCGGGCTGAAGCTGCGGCTGCGCGTGCTGATTCCGGCGGTGGAGAATTCCGTCTCGGGCGAGTCCATGCGGCCGCTGGACGTGCTCGCCACCCGCAAGGGCCTGTCGGTCGAGGTGGGCAACACCGACGCCGAGGGCCGCCTGATCCTGTGCGACGCCCTGGCCGAGGCGGCGGCCGAGAAGCCCGCCCTGCTCATCGACGTCGCCACCCTGACCGGGGCGGCGCGCAGCGCGCTGGGCACCGACCTGCCTGCCCTGTTCAGCAACAACGACCTGCTGGCCGCCGATCTGCTGCGCAACGGCGAGGCCGAGGGCGAGCCGCTGTGGCGGCTGCCGCTGCACAAGCCCTATCGCCGCATGATCGATTCCAAGGTGGCCGACCTGACCAATGCCTCGGATTCCCCCCATGCCGGGGCCATCACCGCCGCCCTGTTCCTGCAGGAATTCGTCGAGCCGGACATCGCCTGGGCCCATCTCGACATCATGGCCTGGAACGGAGCGGGCCGACCCGGCCGACCCGAGGGCGGCGAGGCCCTGGCGCTGAAAGCCCTGTTCGCCACCATCGCCCAGCGGGTGCCCGCCTGA
- a CDS encoding TAXI family TRAP transporter solute-binding subunit yields MHHLHEDLMIFVVYPFALMRRFLGGKAAVPARTPIRSAIVALMLLCMGAEPAAAQDIRFFQIGTGPTGETRFAFGGLIANAISNPPGSRECDKGGSCGVPGLVAVAKSTGGAIANIDAIAAKRLDAALVQSDIAYWAYHGTGIYKGKGAVQNLRAIAMLYPESLHLVARKDAKIHSVKDLKGKRVSLGDKDSGELVHGRLLLTAFGMTEGQIKQSFLKPGPAADALAAGQLDAMLVVDGVPVPIVAELAQRADIVLVPLAGPEVDKMRATYPFFSASSIPADTYRGTDADVKTLDVGVVLVTGAERPNDLIYGVTRALWHPSTQKLLTESHPRGKLVNLSAAGLDKLGIQLHGGASAYYFDAGVTH; encoded by the coding sequence ATGCATCACTTACATGAGGATTTGATGATATTTGTCGTGTATCCTTTTGCCTTGATGCGTCGTTTCCTTGGGGGGAAAGCTGCCGTGCCTGCCAGAACGCCTATCCGCTCCGCCATAGTCGCGCTTATGCTGCTTTGCATGGGGGCGGAGCCGGCGGCGGCCCAGGACATCCGCTTCTTCCAGATCGGCACCGGCCCGACCGGCGAGACCCGCTTCGCCTTCGGCGGCCTGATCGCCAACGCCATCAGCAATCCCCCCGGTTCGCGCGAGTGCGACAAGGGCGGCTCGTGCGGGGTGCCCGGCCTGGTGGCGGTGGCCAAGTCCACCGGCGGCGCCATCGCCAATATCGACGCCATCGCGGCGAAAAGGCTCGACGCCGCCCTGGTTCAGTCCGACATCGCCTATTGGGCCTATCACGGCACCGGCATCTACAAGGGCAAGGGCGCGGTGCAGAACCTGCGGGCCATCGCCATGCTCTATCCGGAAAGCCTGCATCTGGTGGCCAGGAAGGATGCCAAGATTCACTCGGTCAAGGACCTGAAGGGCAAGCGGGTGTCCCTGGGCGACAAGGATTCCGGCGAACTGGTCCACGGCCGCCTGCTGCTCACCGCCTTCGGCATGACCGAGGGCCAGATCAAGCAAAGCTTCCTGAAGCCCGGCCCCGCCGCCGACGCGCTTGCCGCCGGCCAGCTGGACGCCATGCTGGTGGTGGACGGCGTGCCGGTGCCCATCGTCGCCGAACTGGCCCAGCGCGCCGATATCGTGCTGGTGCCGCTGGCCGGACCGGAAGTGGACAAGATGCGCGCCACCTATCCCTTCTTCTCCGCCTCGTCCATTCCCGCCGACACCTATCGCGGCACCGACGCCGACGTGAAGACCCTGGACGTGGGCGTGGTGCTGGTCACCGGGGCCGAGCGGCCCAACGACCTGATCTATGGCGTCACCCGCGCCCTGTGGCATCCCAGCACCCAGAAGCTGCTGACCGAAAGCCATCCGCGCGGCAAGCTGGTCAACCTGTCGGCGGCGGGGCTGGACAAGCTGGGCATCCAGTTGCACGGCGGCGCCTCGGCCTATTATTTCGATGCCGGCGTGACGCACTGA
- a CDS encoding TrkH family potassium uptake protein, whose product MIDLRPVLSTIGALVCVLAAAMWLPAVIDFRDGHEEWMVFATSSGLTLFFGLALLLGTRVTNQRRSVRQTYLSATFGLAVPGLFAALPLIYGPLQLSVTDAVFESLAGLTTTSATVIRGLDALPRGLLLWRALLGWMGGIGVVAMAIAVLPELAVGGMQMFRLEVPGPAERATSRGRRIAASILAGYCGATALLALALWVAGMSGFEALVHAMGTISTSGASTSDASIGHFDSAAITVLITFGMILGGMPFMLFFHFLRGNRKIVLRDHQLRWYFALLALGTMGVSAWLVSSRGLAPLDALRHGALTVVSVMTGTGHFTLEYGNWGGMPAAILFFLAFVGGCAGSTSGGIKVFRFQFLFTDALMQIRRLLRPHAVLIAGFNRRPIPEEVLGSVMGFLFVYALAFAMLAMSLAFLGLDFVTAMSGAASALANLGPGLGPEIGPGGSYAGLPDLAKWLLSMGMLVGRLELFTVLVLFVPAFWRQ is encoded by the coding sequence ATGATCGACCTCCGCCCCGTCCTTTCCACCATCGGCGCCCTGGTCTGCGTCCTGGCCGCCGCCATGTGGCTGCCGGCGGTGATCGATTTCCGCGACGGGCACGAGGAATGGATGGTCTTCGCCACCTCGTCCGGCCTCACCCTGTTCTTCGGCCTGGCCCTGCTGCTGGGCACCCGCGTCACCAACCAGCGGCGCAGCGTGCGCCAGACCTATCTGTCCGCCACCTTCGGCCTTGCGGTGCCCGGCCTGTTCGCCGCCCTGCCCCTGATCTACGGCCCGCTGCAACTGTCGGTCACCGACGCGGTGTTCGAGTCCCTGGCCGGCCTGACCACCACCAGCGCCACGGTGATCCGCGGCCTGGACGCCCTGCCGCGCGGACTGCTGCTGTGGCGGGCGCTGCTCGGCTGGATGGGCGGCATCGGCGTCGTCGCCATGGCCATCGCCGTGCTGCCCGAACTGGCGGTGGGCGGCATGCAGATGTTCCGTCTGGAAGTGCCCGGCCCGGCCGAGCGCGCCACGTCGCGCGGGCGGCGCATCGCGGCATCCATCCTGGCCGGCTATTGCGGCGCCACCGCCCTGCTGGCCCTGGCCCTGTGGGTGGCGGGGATGAGCGGCTTCGAGGCGCTGGTCCACGCCATGGGGACCATTTCCACCTCGGGCGCGTCGACCTCCGACGCCTCCATCGGCCATTTCGACAGTGCCGCCATCACCGTGCTGATCACCTTCGGCATGATCCTGGGCGGCATGCCGTTCATGCTGTTCTTCCACTTCCTGCGCGGCAACCGCAAGATCGTGCTGCGCGATCATCAACTGCGCTGGTACTTCGCCCTGCTGGCGCTCGGCACCATGGGCGTGTCGGCCTGGCTGGTGAGCTCGCGCGGGCTGGCGCCGCTGGACGCGCTCCGCCACGGGGCGCTGACCGTGGTGTCGGTGATGACCGGCACCGGCCACTTCACCCTGGAATACGGCAATTGGGGCGGCATGCCGGCGGCCATCCTGTTCTTCCTGGCCTTCGTGGGCGGCTGCGCCGGCTCGACCAGCGGCGGCATCAAGGTGTTCCGCTTCCAGTTCCTGTTCACCGACGCCCTGATGCAGATCCGCCGCCTGCTGCGGCCCCATGCGGTGCTGATCGCCGGCTTCAACCGCCGCCCCATCCCGGAGGAGGTTCTGGGCTCGGTGATGGGCTTCCTGTTCGTCTATGCGCTGGCCTTCGCCATGCTGGCCATGTCGCTGGCCTTCCTGGGCCTGGACTTCGTCACGGCGATGTCGGGGGCGGCCTCGGCCCTGGCCAATCTCGGGCCGGGCCTGGGGCCGGAGATCGGTCCGGGCGGCTCCTACGCCGGCCTGCCCGATCTGGCCAAGTGGCTGCTGTCCATGGGAATGCTGGTGGGGCGGCTGGAACTGTTCACCGTGCTGGTGCTGTTTGTTCCAGCCTTCTGGCGGCAGTAA
- a CDS encoding DUF2283 domain-containing protein has protein sequence MTSPSPVIYDPATDSMYITLREGRVAHTVIHDDRDFAVDIGEDGQPMGYDIQFASRHPDVIAEGLQLLQRDGQRAA, from the coding sequence ATGACGAGCCCATCGCCGGTTATCTATGACCCCGCCACCGACAGTATGTATATCACGCTGCGCGAAGGGCGGGTCGCCCATACCGTCATCCATGACGATCGTGATTTCGCCGTAGACATCGGGGAAGACGGCCAGCCCATGGGCTACGATATCCAGTTCGCCAGCCGCCATCCCGACGTTATCGCCGAGGGTCTTCAACTGCTTCAGCGGGATGGGCAGCGGGCCGCTTAG